In Rhinolophus ferrumequinum isolate MPI-CBG mRhiFer1 chromosome 25, mRhiFer1_v1.p, whole genome shotgun sequence, the following proteins share a genomic window:
- the ARL6IP4 gene encoding ADP-ribosylation factor-like protein 6-interacting protein 4, translated as MAHVGSRKHSRSRSRSRGRESEKKRKKSSKDAPRSCSASRSHGRKASATSSGPEERSKHKARRRPRSSPSSSSSSSSSSSSSSSSSSSSSDGRKKRGKHKDKKRKKKKKRKRKLKKKGKEKTKVQPPEALPGPSLDQWHRSAEEEEDGPVLTDEQKSRIQAMKPMTKEEWDARQSVIRKAVDPQTGRTRLIKGDGEILEEIVTKERHREINKQATRGDGLAFQMRAGLLP; from the exons ATGGCTCACGTCGGCTCTCGCAAGCACTCGAGGAGTCGCAGCCGGTCCCGGGGGCGAGAGtcggaaaagaaaaggaagaagagcagtAAGGATGCTCCGAGGAGCTGCTCCGCTTCTAGATCCCATGGCCGCAAGGCCAGCGCCACGTCCTCTGGGCCGGAGG AGAGAAGCAAACACAAGGCCCGGAGGAGACCACGgtccagcccctcctcctcttcttccagtTCTTctagctcctcttcctcctcgtcgtcctcctcttcctccagcgATGGCCGGAAGAAGCGGGGGAAGCACAAggacaagaagaggaagaagaagaagaaaaggaagaggaagctgAAGAAGAAAGGCAAGGAGAAGACGAAGGTGCAGCCGCCTGAGGCTCTGCCGGGACCCTCGCTGGACCAGTGGCACAGATCagctgaggaggaagaggacggCCCAG TCCTGACGGACGAGCAGAAGTCCCGCATCCAGGCCATGAAGCCCATGACCAAGGAGGAGTGGGATGCACGGCAGAGCGTCATCCGCAAGGCGGTGGACCCACAGACGGGGCGGACCAG gCTCATTAAAGGAGACGGCGAGATCTTAGAGGAAATCGTAACCAAGGAGCGACACCGGGAGATCAACAAG CAAGCCACCCGAGGGGACGGCCTGGCCTTCCAGATGCGAGCAGGGTTGCTGCCCTGA